The following are encoded together in the Opitutus sp. ER46 genome:
- the glnD gene encoding [protein-PII] uridylyltransferase, whose translation MSADIHQHASEHLRFDGDVAVATRLAACKEFLKTETAALRSRHEAGGSGLQICHERAATIDELLRSLFNYAIKSYARLPDSVPTPVALVALGGYGRGELSPWSDVDVMFLFPTKTPVEEAKPLQEHLTNEILYVLWDCGLKVGHSTRTIDDAFAEARKDIQTKTALLEARFIAGSEKVYATFSQAYRSYYISEDPKGYIESRLDDQAARRAKFANTVFNQEPDIKNGVGGLRDYQNAVWMARVKLDITSINELAAQNYLRVDDLAAFRRAYDFLLRVRNELHFMSNRATDMMSLDQQVMLAERLAYNDAERLVRVEHFMQDYYKSAQTIYRVSKLVEDRLALSIGRNANAAAGRSFRESLLASRFQKTKRLDGFVLRGRELVAEKPEVFREDPIRLLRVFRHSQQLEAPLEFHLAELIRSSLPLLTREVVHSPDANLSFRAILSERGAVFPVVSKMHELGVLARFIPEFDGLTCLVQHEFYHRYTADVHTLNAIRELDRIYTEAEPITLKYRAALHETEDASLLYLTLLLHDIGKAEGIRGHADAGVRISLPILERLGVAPEHRELIAFVIKNHLAMARFWQKRDVDDPQTAIAFADLVGTAEHLRHLYVHTFCDARATSVDLWNSYKDTLHTTLYRSTFERLKHGQAVDASMQEKKKMTQQELITKKIPGISADEINAHFSLLPDRYFVQTDPAEIAVHIQMVNRLLQSITSADSVGSLRPIIEWNDDLNRSLTVVNVVTWDRAGLFYKLAGAFSVAGLSILGAKVISRTDHIAIDTFYVVEPGRGPVQSAVAQEKFAKTIEEALVANRDLLPEILAQAKRLASTRYLSTAANHDALQSSFPPTVEVYHELSMQRTIVEVQARDQIGLLFRLAKTISDHSFDITFARIGTERGMAIDTFYIEDVNDAPVEDERRLHALRDALKEIITPAAADTPAEAAGAAKGATATGATAPKTVAPAKAGGR comes from the coding sequence ATGTCCGCCGATATCCACCAGCATGCCAGCGAACACCTGAGGTTCGACGGCGACGTCGCCGTCGCCACGCGTCTCGCTGCCTGCAAGGAGTTTCTCAAGACCGAGACGGCCGCGCTGCGCAGCCGTCACGAGGCCGGCGGCTCAGGGCTGCAGATCTGCCACGAACGCGCCGCGACCATCGACGAGCTCCTGCGCAGCCTCTTCAACTACGCGATCAAGTCCTACGCCCGGCTGCCGGACAGCGTCCCCACCCCGGTCGCCCTCGTCGCGCTGGGCGGCTACGGCCGCGGCGAGCTGTCGCCGTGGAGCGACGTCGACGTGATGTTCCTGTTTCCCACCAAGACCCCGGTCGAGGAGGCGAAGCCGCTCCAGGAGCACCTTACCAACGAGATCCTCTACGTCCTCTGGGATTGCGGCCTGAAGGTCGGCCATTCGACGCGCACCATCGACGACGCGTTCGCCGAGGCGCGGAAGGATATCCAGACCAAGACCGCGCTGCTCGAGGCGCGGTTCATCGCCGGCTCCGAGAAGGTTTACGCCACGTTCTCTCAGGCGTACCGCAGCTACTACATCAGCGAGGATCCCAAGGGCTACATCGAGTCCCGTCTCGACGACCAGGCCGCGCGCCGCGCCAAGTTCGCCAACACGGTTTTCAACCAGGAGCCCGATATCAAGAACGGCGTCGGCGGCCTGCGCGATTACCAGAACGCCGTGTGGATGGCCCGGGTGAAGCTCGACATCACCTCCATCAACGAGCTCGCCGCGCAGAACTACCTTCGCGTCGACGACCTCGCCGCCTTCCGCCGCGCGTACGACTTCCTGCTCCGCGTCCGCAACGAGCTGCACTTCATGTCCAACCGCGCGACCGACATGATGAGTCTGGACCAGCAGGTGATGCTCGCGGAGCGGCTCGCCTACAACGACGCCGAGCGGCTCGTGCGCGTGGAGCATTTCATGCAGGACTACTATAAGTCCGCGCAGACCATTTATCGCGTTTCCAAGCTCGTCGAGGACCGGCTCGCGCTAAGCATCGGCCGCAACGCCAACGCCGCCGCCGGCCGCTCGTTCCGCGAGTCCCTCCTCGCCTCCCGTTTCCAGAAGACCAAGCGCCTCGACGGGTTCGTCCTGCGCGGCCGCGAACTGGTCGCCGAAAAGCCCGAGGTCTTCCGCGAGGACCCCATCCGCCTGCTGCGGGTGTTCCGCCACAGCCAGCAGCTCGAGGCCCCGCTCGAGTTTCACCTCGCCGAGCTCATCCGCTCCTCCCTGCCCCTGCTCACCCGCGAGGTCGTCCACTCGCCCGACGCCAACCTCTCCTTCCGCGCCATCCTGTCGGAGCGCGGCGCCGTGTTTCCCGTGGTCTCGAAGATGCACGAGCTCGGCGTGCTCGCCCGGTTCATTCCCGAGTTCGACGGGCTTACGTGCCTCGTCCAGCACGAGTTCTATCACCGGTACACGGCCGACGTGCACACGTTGAACGCGATCCGCGAACTCGACCGCATCTACACCGAGGCCGAGCCGATCACGCTGAAGTATCGCGCTGCGCTGCACGAGACGGAGGACGCCTCCCTGCTCTATCTGACGCTCCTATTGCACGACATCGGCAAGGCCGAGGGCATCCGGGGCCATGCCGACGCGGGCGTCAGGATTTCCCTGCCCATTCTCGAGCGGCTCGGGGTCGCGCCGGAGCACCGTGAACTCATCGCTTTCGTCATCAAAAATCATCTCGCGATGGCACGATTCTGGCAGAAGCGGGACGTCGATGACCCCCAGACTGCCATTGCTTTCGCCGACCTCGTCGGTACCGCGGAACACCTCCGCCACCTCTACGTGCACACGTTCTGTGACGCCCGGGCGACTTCCGTCGACCTGTGGAACAGCTACAAGGACACGCTGCACACCACCCTCTACCGATCGACGTTCGAGCGTCTGAAGCACGGCCAGGCCGTCGACGCCTCGATGCAGGAGAAGAAGAAAATGACCCAACAGGAACTCATCACGAAGAAGATCCCCGGGATCAGCGCGGACGAGATCAACGCCCATTTCAGCCTGCTGCCCGACCGGTACTTCGTGCAGACCGACCCGGCCGAAATCGCGGTGCACATCCAGATGGTGAACCGCCTGCTGCAGTCGATCACCTCAGCGGACTCGGTCGGTTCGCTGCGTCCGATCATCGAGTGGAACGACGACCTCAACCGCTCCCTGACCGTGGTCAACGTCGTCACCTGGGACCGCGCCGGCCTCTTCTACAAACTCGCGGGCGCGTTCAGCGTCGCCGGTTTGAGCATTCTCGGCGCGAAGGTCATCTCGCGCACCGACCACATCGCGATCGACACATTCTACGTCGTCGAGCCCGGCCGCGGTCCGGTGCAGAGCGCCGTCGCCCAGGAGAAGTTCGCCAAGACGATCGAGGAGGCGCTGGTGGCCAACCGCGATCTCCTGCCGGAGATCCTTGCGCAGGCGAAGCGCCTGGCGTCCACCCGCTACCTTTCCACCGCCGCCAACCACGACGCGCTGCAGAGCTCGTTTCCTCCGACCGTGGAGGTTTACCACGAGCTCTCGATGCAACGGACGATCGTCGAGGTGCAGGCGCGGGATCAGATCGGCCTGCTGTTCCGCCTGGCGAAGACGATCTCCGATCACAGCTTCGACATCACCTTCGCCCGCATCGGCACCGAGCGCGGCATGGCGATCGACACCTTCTACATCGAGGACGTGAACGACGCCCCCGTGGAGGACGAACGCCGGCTGCATGCGCTGCGCGACGCGCTGAAGGAGATCATCACGCCGGCCGCCGCGGACACGCCGGCCGAAGCCGCTGGCGCGGCAAAAGGGGCGACGGCGACGGGCGCAACCGCGCCCAAGACCGTGGCGCCAGCCAAGGCAGGCGGCCGCTAA
- the prfB gene encoding peptide chain release factor 2 (programmed frameshift), which translates to MLSPETFSHIENIKKRAGHLWRFLDVDQKTREIEAMDAEMGSPTFWDSNDRAQKHIAKLNGLKKAVLPVVAFQKKVDDVGVMIELIEAASAGEKEMYEHELEGQVTALVAELDQLEIASFLTGQFDRNNAIFSIQSGAGGTESNDWADMLFRMYNRWAERRGYEVEVQDVQVGDQAGITKATLLIKGENAYGYAKAERGVHRLVRISPFDANKRRHTSFCAVDVIAEINEEINIEVPDSDIRVDVYRSSGKGGQGVNTTDSAVRITHLPTGIVVVCQNERSQIKNRASAMNVLKARLYEKKQDEQRAEMDKFYGEKGEIGWGSQIRSYVLQPYQMVKDLRTGISTSDTQGVLDGDLDRFVNAWLRAGCPRHRNKEIQMEE; encoded by the exons ATGCTCTCCCCCGAGACCTTCAGCCACATCGAGAACATCAAGAAGCGCGCCGGCCATCTATGGAGGTTTCTT GACGTCGATCAGAAGACCCGCGAGATCGAGGCGATGGACGCCGAGATGGGCTCGCCGACTTTCTGGGACAGCAACGATCGCGCGCAGAAGCACATCGCCAAACTGAATGGCCTCAAGAAGGCCGTCCTCCCGGTCGTCGCCTTCCAGAAGAAGGTCGATGACGTCGGTGTGATGATCGAACTCATCGAGGCCGCCTCCGCCGGCGAGAAGGAGATGTACGAGCACGAACTCGAGGGCCAGGTCACCGCCCTCGTCGCCGAACTCGACCAGCTCGAGATCGCGTCCTTCCTCACCGGCCAGTTCGACCGCAACAACGCCATCTTCTCCATCCAGTCCGGCGCCGGCGGCACCGAGTCCAACGACTGGGCCGACATGCTCTTCCGCATGTACAACCGCTGGGCCGAGCGCCGCGGCTACGAGGTCGAGGTGCAGGACGTCCAGGTCGGCGACCAGGCCGGCATCACCAAGGCCACGCTCCTCATCAAGGGCGAGAACGCCTACGGTTACGCCAAGGCCGAGCGCGGCGTCCACCGCCTCGTCCGCATCAGCCCGTTCGACGCCAACAAGCGCCGGCATACCTCCTTCTGCGCGGTCGACGTGATCGCGGAGATCAACGAGGAGATCAACATCGAGGTCCCCGACAGCGACATCCGCGTCGACGTCTATCGCTCCTCCGGCAAGGGCGGCCAGGGCGTCAACACCACCGACTCCGCCGTCCGCATCACGCACCTCCCGACCGGCATCGTCGTGGTCTGCCAAAACGAGCGTTCGCAGATCAAGAACCGCGCCAGCGCGATGAACGTCCTCAAGGCCCGCCTGTATGAAAAGAAGCAGGACGAGCAGCGCGCCGAGATGGACAAGTTCTACGGCGAGAAGGGCGAAATCGGATGGGGCAGCCAGATCCGCAGCTACGTGCTGCAGCCCTACCAGATGGTGAAGGACCTGCGCACCGGCATCAGCACGAGCGACACCCAGGGCGTGCTCGACGGCGACCTCGACCGCTTCGTCAACGCCTGGCTCCGCGCCGGGTGTCCGCGGCACCGGAACAAAGAGATTCAGATGGAGGAGTAA
- the tatC gene encoding twin-arginine translocase subunit TatC: MSNDTPEELPDDSGGPRQSFWSHLEELRKAIVRSLIAIGIAVVLCMVFTHKIVGVLEQPLRRIDIFQKPEPTVTLHIGTTKLGPYKVTREQFAGLPGGDAPQVEYELGTAVIGDQQVATLKTLPPRTDPSAGPLQVRLHNFSPAEGFILAFRVALYAALIISSPFWIYFMASFILPALHRRERQALLPWVGWSFLLFILGVLSTYYLLLPIALRASVAYSNLLGFEGLDWRANEYISFVTHFIFGMGLGFQLPVVVLFLVKLGILTHTQLAKYRRHVIVLSFILGALLTTPEVITQVAMAVPLYLLYEICIWIAWYWERKRKKQEAAQLIE; this comes from the coding sequence ATGAGCAACGACACGCCTGAAGAACTTCCCGATGACAGCGGTGGTCCGCGCCAGTCGTTCTGGTCGCACCTGGAGGAACTGCGGAAGGCGATCGTCCGGTCGCTGATCGCCATCGGGATCGCGGTCGTGCTGTGCATGGTCTTCACGCACAAGATCGTCGGTGTGCTCGAGCAGCCGCTGCGGCGGATCGACATCTTTCAGAAGCCGGAGCCGACGGTCACACTGCACATCGGCACGACGAAGCTTGGGCCGTACAAGGTGACGCGGGAGCAGTTTGCGGGATTGCCGGGCGGCGATGCGCCGCAGGTGGAGTACGAACTGGGCACGGCCGTCATCGGCGACCAGCAGGTGGCGACGTTGAAGACGCTCCCGCCGCGAACGGATCCGTCGGCCGGCCCGCTGCAGGTGCGGCTGCACAATTTCAGTCCGGCGGAGGGCTTCATCCTGGCGTTCCGGGTGGCGCTGTACGCGGCGCTAATCATTTCGTCGCCCTTCTGGATCTACTTCATGGCAAGTTTCATCCTGCCGGCGCTGCACCGGCGGGAGCGGCAGGCGCTCCTGCCGTGGGTGGGCTGGAGCTTCCTCCTGTTCATCCTGGGCGTGCTGTCGACGTACTACCTGCTCCTGCCGATCGCGCTGCGGGCGTCCGTGGCGTACTCGAACTTGCTCGGCTTTGAGGGCCTGGACTGGCGGGCGAACGAGTACATCAGCTTCGTCACACATTTCATCTTTGGCATGGGCCTCGGCTTCCAGCTCCCGGTGGTGGTGCTGTTCCTGGTGAAGCTCGGGATCCTGACGCACACGCAGCTGGCGAAGTACCGCCGCCACGTGATCGTGCTCTCCTTCATCCTCGGCGCGCTCCTGACGACCCCCGAAGTGATCACGCAGGTGGCGATGGCCGTGCCGCTGTACCTCCTTTACGAGATCTGCATCTGGATCGCCTGGTACTGGGAACGTAAGCGCAAGAAGCAGGAAGCCGCGCAGCTGATCGAATAA
- a CDS encoding transposase: MRRARIKVNSEREPGVYHLISRTVNGEWMFGTTAKEILRRQMWQVADFAGVEILTYAIMSNHFHLLVRVPQRPELSDAELLRRYAVLYPKPTKHQVARLEVIRAGLAANTPAAEAWRERQRALMYDVSQYMKLLKERFSIWYNARHRRFGPVWADRFKSQLLEGKERVVQTVAAYIDLNCVRAGISKDPKDYRFCGYAEAVSGHVPARQGLQSVVGGNWEQAQCSYRLLLFTSGGAPREGKASLPAEQVRAAVEAGGKLSLPDVLRCRIRYFSEGVVLGGREFVDGHVAAYRTKHSLTHRVKRHDLPDPGWGEIAGLRPLRGALLS; encoded by the coding sequence ATGCGGCGCGCACGGATCAAAGTGAACTCGGAGCGGGAGCCGGGCGTGTACCACCTGATCAGCCGGACGGTGAACGGGGAGTGGATGTTTGGCACGACCGCCAAGGAGATCCTGCGGCGGCAGATGTGGCAGGTGGCAGACTTCGCCGGGGTTGAGATCCTCACCTACGCCATCATGTCGAATCACTTCCATCTGCTGGTGCGGGTGCCGCAGCGACCGGAGCTCTCGGACGCGGAACTGCTCCGGCGCTACGCGGTGCTTTATCCGAAACCGACCAAGCACCAAGTTGCGCGGCTGGAGGTGATCCGGGCCGGGCTGGCGGCGAACACCCCCGCCGCGGAGGCGTGGCGCGAGCGGCAGCGGGCGTTGATGTACGATGTATCTCAGTACATGAAGCTGCTGAAGGAGCGTTTCTCGATCTGGTACAACGCCCGACATCGGCGGTTTGGACCCGTGTGGGCGGATCGGTTCAAGAGTCAGTTGCTCGAGGGCAAAGAGCGGGTCGTCCAGACGGTGGCGGCGTATATCGATCTCAACTGCGTCCGCGCCGGAATCTCGAAGGATCCGAAGGACTACCGGTTCTGCGGGTATGCCGAGGCGGTGAGTGGTCATGTCCCCGCGCGCCAAGGCCTGCAGTCGGTGGTGGGTGGAAACTGGGAGCAGGCGCAGTGCAGTTATCGGCTGCTGCTGTTCACGAGCGGCGGCGCGCCGCGCGAGGGGAAGGCCTCGCTCCCCGCCGAGCAGGTACGGGCCGCGGTGGAGGCCGGAGGAAAACTGAGCCTGCCCGATGTGCTCCGCTGCCGGATCCGGTATTTCAGCGAGGGAGTGGTCCTGGGTGGGCGGGAATTCGTCGACGGGCACGTCGCGGCGTACCGGACGAAGCACAGCCTGACCCACCGCGTGAAGCGTCACGACCTGCCGGACCCCGGCTGGGGTGAAATCGCCGGCTTGCGACCGCTTCGCGGAGCCTTGTTGAGCTGA
- the gmd gene encoding GDP-mannose 4,6-dehydratase, producing MKKALITGITGQDGSYLAELLLAKGYEVHGVIRRASTFNTARIDHLYRDPHVNGVRLFLHYGDLADSVQMVKLLYELQPDEVYNLGAQSHVRVSFDIPEYTGDVDGLGAQRILEAIREAGLVKKVRYYQASSSEMFGKVQQVPQTETTPFWPRSPYGCAKVYAYWLTVNYRESYALHASNGILFNHESPRRGETFVTRKITRAATRIKVGLQDSLYLGNLDAQRDWGYAKEYVEMMWLMLQQDKPDDYVVATNETHSVREFCQEAFGHLGLDWEKYVKYDNRYERPAEVELLIGNPDKARRQLGWEPKVRFKELVKLMVDHDYELAQHEARVAALPRDNATVGA from the coding sequence ATGAAAAAAGCGCTCATCACTGGAATCACGGGTCAGGACGGATCGTACCTGGCTGAACTGTTGCTGGCCAAGGGCTACGAGGTTCATGGAGTCATCCGGCGTGCGTCCACGTTCAACACGGCCCGCATCGACCACCTTTACCGCGACCCGCACGTCAACGGCGTCCGGCTGTTCCTCCACTACGGCGACCTGGCGGACTCGGTCCAGATGGTGAAGCTGCTCTACGAGCTCCAGCCCGACGAGGTGTACAACCTCGGCGCCCAGTCGCACGTGCGCGTTTCCTTCGACATTCCGGAATACACCGGCGACGTCGACGGGCTCGGCGCCCAGCGCATCCTCGAGGCGATCCGCGAAGCCGGCCTCGTGAAGAAGGTCCGCTATTACCAGGCGTCCTCCTCGGAGATGTTCGGCAAGGTCCAGCAGGTGCCGCAGACGGAGACCACGCCGTTCTGGCCGCGCTCCCCGTACGGTTGCGCCAAGGTTTACGCGTACTGGCTGACCGTGAATTACCGTGAGAGCTACGCGCTGCATGCGTCGAACGGCATCCTCTTCAACCACGAGAGCCCGCGCCGCGGTGAGACGTTCGTCACCCGCAAGATCACGCGTGCCGCAACCCGCATCAAGGTCGGCCTCCAGGACTCGCTCTACCTCGGCAACCTTGATGCCCAGCGCGACTGGGGCTACGCCAAGGAGTACGTCGAGATGATGTGGCTGATGCTGCAGCAGGACAAACCGGACGACTACGTCGTGGCCACGAACGAGACGCACAGCGTGCGCGAGTTCTGCCAGGAGGCGTTCGGCCACCTCGGGCTCGATTGGGAGAAGTACGTGAAGTACGACAACCGCTACGAGCGCCCCGCCGAGGTCGAGTTGCTCATCGGCAACCCCGACAAGGCCCGTCGCCAGCTCGGCTGGGAGCCCAAGGTCCGTTTCAAGGAACTTGTGAAGCTCATGGTCGACCACGACTACGAACTCGCCCAGCACGAGGCACGGGTCGCCGCGCTCCCGCGCGACAACGCCACCGTGGGCGCCTGA
- a CDS encoding valine--tRNA ligase, whose product MAEISKSYEPREVEKKWYAAWQAGGQFAGRVEPGREPYSIVIPPPNVTGVLTMGHVLNNTLQDILIRRARLEGKSALWIPGTDHAGIATQTVVERELRKQKKTRHDFGREKFLEKVWDWRAEKGGIILEQLRRLGASCDWDRTQFTMDPHYSKAVLSVFVDLFRKGHIYRGKRMVNWCPVSLTALSDEEVIMKPANGVMYRVRYERVDAPGTFIEVKTTRPETIPGDVAIAVHPSDPRYAGWVGKKVRRPIGPAAEIPIIADTAVDMEFGTGALKITPAHDKADFEVGGRHGLEAIDVLHANGVLNELAGPELAGLERFAGRKKAGELLKACGALVAEEPYANNVGYSERADVPIEPRLTWQWWLRYPRVEEAKAAVRDGHIKFHPERWSKVYLHWLENIQDWCISRQLWWGHRIPVWYRKGLDKESLTEADLKDPTKVHVSLEGPADPENWVQEADVLDTWASSWLWPFATMGWPDQAAMKQAGLEYFYPTTTLVTGPDIIFFWVARMIMAGLEYMNPGEPIERRIPFKNVYFTGIIRDNQGRKMSKSLGNSPDPLTLIDKYGADGLRFGIISIAPQGQDIRFQEDRIESGKNFCNKLWNACRFRQISGEAGDNRTLNAILARLEPAKFDADDHAILDRMLSATREVNRCFAEFEFSAAVQTLYGFFWNDFCDWYVEVSKSKLQSPDTKANCLAIQDLVLRQTLLLLHPFIPFITEELWHLLGYGEEGKFIEEARLENASQVATSAHGRGLVLDRAAVAAVEKLKAFVSQARALKAEHNLASRRDVKLMVTAANADWTTIEANLASLTRMAGAAEITRRAAVEGAPAIVTPLGTVYLDLASTVDVGAEKQRLKKELDQITKHIAGTEARLANKAFTDKAPPAVIAGAQKQLAEQQAKRTELERLLKALG is encoded by the coding sequence ATGGCCGAGATCAGCAAGAGCTACGAACCGCGTGAGGTGGAAAAGAAATGGTACGCCGCTTGGCAGGCAGGCGGCCAGTTTGCCGGCCGCGTCGAGCCGGGCCGTGAGCCGTACTCGATCGTCATCCCGCCGCCGAATGTCACCGGCGTGCTCACCATGGGCCACGTCCTGAACAACACGTTGCAGGACATCCTTATCCGTCGCGCCCGCCTCGAAGGCAAATCCGCGCTCTGGATCCCCGGGACCGACCACGCCGGCATCGCCACGCAGACCGTCGTCGAGCGCGAACTGCGCAAGCAGAAGAAGACCCGTCACGATTTCGGCCGCGAGAAGTTCCTCGAGAAGGTCTGGGACTGGCGCGCCGAAAAGGGCGGCATCATCCTCGAGCAGCTCCGCCGGCTCGGCGCCTCCTGCGACTGGGATCGCACCCAGTTCACGATGGACCCGCACTACTCGAAGGCCGTCCTCTCGGTCTTCGTCGACCTCTTCCGCAAGGGCCACATCTACCGCGGCAAGCGCATGGTGAACTGGTGCCCCGTCTCGCTCACCGCGTTGAGCGACGAGGAGGTCATCATGAAGCCCGCCAACGGCGTCATGTACCGCGTGCGCTACGAGCGCGTCGACGCCCCCGGCACCTTCATCGAGGTCAAGACCACGCGCCCCGAGACCATTCCGGGCGACGTCGCCATCGCGGTGCACCCGTCTGATCCGCGTTACGCCGGCTGGGTGGGCAAGAAGGTCCGCCGCCCGATCGGGCCCGCCGCCGAGATTCCGATCATCGCCGATACCGCCGTCGATATGGAGTTCGGCACCGGCGCGCTGAAGATCACCCCGGCGCACGACAAGGCCGACTTCGAGGTCGGCGGCCGCCACGGGCTCGAGGCGATCGATGTCCTCCACGCCAACGGCGTGCTCAACGAACTCGCCGGGCCGGAACTCGCCGGACTCGAGCGTTTCGCCGGCCGCAAGAAGGCGGGCGAGTTGCTCAAGGCCTGCGGCGCCCTCGTCGCCGAGGAGCCCTACGCCAACAACGTCGGCTACTCCGAACGCGCCGACGTGCCGATCGAGCCGCGTCTCACCTGGCAGTGGTGGCTCCGCTACCCGCGCGTCGAGGAGGCCAAGGCCGCCGTGCGCGACGGCCACATCAAGTTTCACCCCGAGCGCTGGAGCAAGGTGTACCTCCACTGGCTCGAGAACATCCAGGACTGGTGCATCAGCCGCCAGCTCTGGTGGGGCCACCGCATCCCGGTTTGGTATCGAAAAGGCTTGGACAAGGAGTCGCTCACCGAGGCCGATCTCAAGGATCCGACCAAGGTGCACGTTTCCCTCGAAGGCCCCGCCGACCCGGAGAACTGGGTGCAGGAGGCCGACGTCCTCGACACCTGGGCGTCCTCCTGGCTCTGGCCGTTTGCCACCATGGGCTGGCCCGACCAGGCCGCAATGAAGCAGGCCGGTCTCGAGTACTTCTACCCGACGACCACCCTGGTCACCGGTCCCGACATCATCTTCTTCTGGGTCGCGCGCATGATCATGGCCGGCTTGGAGTACATGAATCCGGGCGAGCCGATCGAGCGCCGCATCCCGTTCAAGAACGTCTATTTCACCGGCATCATCCGCGACAACCAGGGCCGCAAGATGTCGAAGTCGCTCGGCAACTCGCCCGACCCTCTGACGCTGATCGACAAGTACGGCGCCGACGGCCTGCGCTTCGGCATCATCTCGATCGCGCCCCAGGGGCAGGACATCCGGTTCCAGGAGGACCGCATCGAGTCCGGCAAGAACTTCTGCAACAAGCTGTGGAACGCATGCCGGTTCCGGCAGATCAGCGGCGAGGCGGGCGACAACCGCACGCTCAACGCGATCCTCGCGCGGCTCGAGCCCGCGAAGTTCGACGCCGACGACCACGCGATCCTCGATCGCATGCTCTCCGCCACGCGTGAGGTGAACCGCTGCTTCGCCGAGTTCGAGTTCAGCGCGGCCGTCCAGACCCTGTACGGGTTTTTCTGGAATGACTTCTGCGACTGGTACGTCGAGGTTTCGAAGTCGAAGCTCCAGTCTCCGGATACGAAGGCCAACTGCCTCGCGATCCAGGACCTCGTGTTGCGCCAGACGCTCCTGCTGTTGCATCCGTTCATCCCGTTCATCACCGAAGAGCTCTGGCACCTGCTGGGCTACGGCGAGGAGGGCAAGTTCATCGAGGAGGCGCGGCTGGAGAATGCGTCCCAGGTGGCGACCAGCGCGCACGGCCGGGGTCTTGTCCTTGATCGCGCCGCCGTGGCCGCCGTCGAGAAGCTCAAGGCGTTCGTCTCCCAGGCGCGCGCCCTCAAGGCCGAGCATAATCTCGCGAGCCGCCGCGACGTGAAACTCATGGTCACCGCGGCCAACGCCGACTGGACGACCATCGAGGCGAATCTCGCGAGCCTCACCCGCATGGCCGGCGCCGCCGAGATCACGCGCCGCGCGGCCGTCGAGGGCGCTCCCGCCATCGTCACGCCGCTCGGCACGGTCTATCTCGACCTGGCGAGCACCGTCGACGTGGGCGCCGAAAAGCAGCGCCTCAAGAAGGAGCTCGACCAGATCACCAAACACATCGCCGGCACCGAGGCGCGGTTGGCCAACAAGGCCTTCACCGACAAGGCGCCCCCCGCCGTGATCGCCGGCGCCCAGAAGCAGCTCGCCGAACAGCAGGCCAAACGCACCGAACTCGAGCGCCTGCTCAAGGCGCTGGGCTGA
- a CDS encoding GDP-L-fucose synthase, which translates to MKLFIAGHNGMVGSALVRRFQQEPGVTLLLRRHRELDLLNQAAVEAFYAAEKPDVAIIAAAKVGGIHANATYPAEFLYENLAIAANTVHGAYRQGVKRLLFLGSSCIYPKLAPQPIQETALLTSALEPTNEAYAIAKIAGLKLCQFYRQQHGVLFHSAMPTNLYGPGDNYHPQNSHVLPALIRRFHEAKLAHQPEVLAWGTGSPMREFLHVDDLADACAFLLRADNPPDWINVGTGTDVTIRELTELVAEVVDYRGRIVWDPSKPDGTPRKLLDVSRLAKLGWRARIGLREGVAATYQSFLAEQKQGALRV; encoded by the coding sequence ATGAAACTCTTCATTGCTGGCCACAACGGGATGGTCGGTTCGGCGCTCGTGCGCCGCTTCCAGCAGGAGCCGGGCGTCACGCTCCTCCTGCGCCGCCACCGCGAGCTCGACCTGCTGAACCAGGCCGCCGTCGAGGCGTTTTACGCCGCCGAGAAACCCGATGTGGCGATCATCGCCGCGGCGAAGGTCGGCGGCATCCACGCCAACGCGACCTATCCGGCCGAGTTCCTCTACGAGAACCTCGCCATCGCGGCCAACACCGTGCACGGCGCCTACCGGCAAGGCGTGAAGCGCCTGCTGTTCCTCGGCAGCTCCTGCATCTATCCGAAGCTCGCTCCGCAGCCGATCCAGGAGACCGCCCTGCTCACCAGCGCGCTCGAGCCGACCAACGAGGCGTACGCGATCGCGAAGATCGCCGGCCTCAAGCTCTGCCAGTTCTACCGGCAGCAGCACGGCGTCCTGTTTCACTCGGCGATGCCGACCAACCTGTATGGGCCGGGTGACAACTACCACCCGCAGAATTCGCATGTGCTGCCGGCGCTCATCCGCCGCTTCCACGAGGCGAAGCTGGCGCACCAGCCCGAAGTTCTGGCCTGGGGCACCGGTTCGCCGATGCGCGAGTTCCTGCACGTCGACGACCTCGCCGACGCCTGCGCCTTTCTGCTCCGCGCGGACAACCCGCCGGACTGGATCAACGTGGGCACCGGGACCGACGTGACCATCCGCGAGCTGACCGAGCTCGTGGCCGAGGTGGTCGATTACCGCGGCCGGATCGTCTGGGATCCCAGCAAACCTGACGGCACGCCCCGCAAGCTCCTCGACGTGTCGCGGCTGGCCAAGCTCGGCTGGCGCGCCCGCATCGGCCTGCGCGAGGGCGTCGCCGCCACCTACCAGAGCTTCCTCGCGGAGCAAAAGCAGGGCGCGCTGCGGGTCTGA